A region of Streptomyces sp. TG1A-60 DNA encodes the following proteins:
- a CDS encoding HAD family phosphatase — MTTTIPALGTRTAEGSALQAVLLDMDGTLVDTEGFWWEVEVEVFARLGHTLDDSWRHVVVGGPMSRSAGFLIEATGADITLAELTVLLNDGFEGRIGRALPLMPGASRLLAELAAHGVPTALVSASHRRIIDRVLASLGSHHFALTVAGDEVERTKPFPDPYLLAAAGLGADPARCAVVEDTATGVAAAEAAGCQVVAVPSVAPIAPTARRTVVTSLEEIDLPFLHGLMVI, encoded by the coding sequence ATGACGACGACGATCCCCGCGCTAGGAACCCGTACGGCCGAAGGCTCCGCGCTGCAGGCCGTGCTCCTCGACATGGACGGCACCCTGGTGGACACCGAGGGTTTCTGGTGGGAGGTGGAGGTGGAGGTTTTCGCCCGCCTCGGCCACACACTCGACGACTCCTGGCGCCATGTCGTGGTCGGCGGCCCCATGAGTCGCAGCGCGGGCTTCCTGATCGAGGCCACCGGCGCCGACATCACCCTCGCCGAGCTGACCGTGCTCCTCAACGACGGCTTCGAGGGCCGTATCGGGCGGGCGCTGCCGCTGATGCCCGGCGCCTCCAGACTCCTCGCCGAGCTCGCCGCGCACGGTGTCCCCACCGCCCTGGTCTCCGCCTCGCACCGGCGCATCATCGACCGCGTCCTGGCCTCCCTCGGCTCCCACCACTTCGCGCTGACCGTCGCGGGCGACGAGGTCGAGCGGACCAAGCCGTTCCCCGACCCCTACCTCCTGGCCGCCGCCGGTCTCGGCGCGGATCCGGCCCGGTGCGCGGTCGTCGAGGACACCGCGACCGGCGTCGCGGCGGCCGAGGCCGCGGGCTGCCAGGTGGTCGCGGTCCCGTCCGTGGCCCCGATCGCCCCCACCGCCCGGCGCACCGTCGTGACCTCACTGGAAGAGATCGACCTGCCCTTTCTGCACGGCCTGATGGTCATCTGA